The Nitrosomonas communis genome has a segment encoding these proteins:
- a CDS encoding histidine phosphatase family protein, which produces MRHRRTNYNDLGLCNYDPNRDVHLTKVGIEQEQEQAHSAALTLRHVAFERIVVSPLTRT; this is translated from the coding sequence ATGCGCCATAGGCGTACTAATTATAATGATCTTGGCCTGTGCAACTATGATCCTAACCGAGACGTCCATTTAACAAAAGTAGGCATAGAACAGGAACAGGAACAGGCGCATTCAGCAGCACTGACGCTGCGTCATGTAGCATTTGAGCGTATTGTAGTTTCTCCACTAACACGCACATAA
- a CDS encoding cyanophycinase, giving the protein MRYIAVLLFLTFSLLLIAEKKPPYEYYRLGNQADITSTAQSGIVLMGAGIDVDAAFQWMCELSGNGDFLVIRATGTDAYNPYIQQLCPNSNSVATLIIPTIEAANDEFVINTINQAEAIWIAGGDQSDYINYWKRTLVQGALNERILQGVPIGGTSAGLNVLTQFIYSALLSKGVTSSEALADPFNKYITLDRDLMNLSILQGVIGDARVIPRDRMGRNIAFLCRIYDNGWSDRPRAISIDEETALLIDALGIGTVVGKSNAYFLQAPGAPEICQAGSPLTYKDINVYRINAAGGKYQLLNWHGIDGIEYLVSAVEGVLTSDQDNLSPY; this is encoded by the coding sequence ATGCGTTATATAGCTGTTCTGCTGTTTTTGACATTTTCTCTGCTCCTAATTGCTGAGAAGAAACCCCCTTATGAATATTATCGTTTGGGGAATCAGGCTGATATCACTTCAACCGCTCAATCAGGCATAGTACTAATGGGTGCGGGTATCGATGTAGACGCAGCTTTTCAGTGGATGTGTGAATTGAGTGGCAATGGAGACTTTCTGGTAATCCGAGCAACTGGAACAGATGCCTATAACCCTTATATTCAGCAGCTGTGCCCAAATAGTAACTCAGTTGCAACACTCATCATTCCAACTATAGAAGCTGCCAATGATGAATTTGTCATCAACACTATCAATCAGGCTGAAGCAATATGGATTGCAGGCGGCGATCAATCCGATTACATCAATTATTGGAAGAGAACGCTCGTGCAGGGAGCTCTTAATGAGCGCATATTGCAAGGTGTTCCAATTGGCGGAACGAGTGCAGGACTGAATGTTCTTACCCAGTTTATCTATTCCGCACTTCTTAGCAAAGGCGTGACGTCCAGTGAAGCGCTTGCCGATCCTTTTAATAAGTACATTACGCTTGATCGGGATTTAATGAATTTATCAATTCTTCAAGGCGTAATCGGTGATGCACGCGTAATACCCCGTGATCGCATGGGGCGTAACATCGCATTTTTGTGTCGTATTTATGATAACGGATGGTCTGATCGGCCTCGTGCTATTTCTATCGATGAAGAAACAGCGCTACTTATCGATGCTCTCGGGATCGGTACAGTGGTGGGTAAAAGCAATGCATATTTCCTGCAAGCGCCTGGCGCACCAGAAATCTGTCAAGCAGGAAGTCCGCTAACTTATAAAGACATCAACGTTTATCGAATCAATGCAGCTGGAGGTAAATACCAATTGTTGAACTGGCATGGAATTGACGGTATTGAATATCTTGTTTCTGCAGTAGAGGGAGTGTTAACTTCAGACCAAGATAATCTCTCACCATACTAG
- a CDS encoding RtcB family protein, translating into MPLSNRAPVKVWTDEVDQCTLDQLSDLSELPFIHKHIAVMPDVHAGIGSTIGSVIPTKGAIIPAAIGVDIGCGMSAVKTSLKASMLPDNLYELRSEIEKRIPHGRTNNGGSADRGAWGNPIKCVSHYWNTFLSDEYEETITKHPKAKGYNTISHLGTLGTGNHFTEICIDESDYVWAMLHSGSRGVGNRIGSYFIEKAKEEMERYFILDNLPNKDLAYLVEHTEIYDDYVNAVSWAQEFAELNRRIMMDIVLQCMSKFLSSFTTTDEAINCHHNYVAREHHFGIDVLVTRKGAIRARKGDLGIIPGSMGAKSYIVEGLGNEESFFSCSHGAGRKLGRNEAKRIYTVADLEEQTKGIECPKDETRIDEIPAAYKDIDQVMENQWDLVKIKHTLKQVLNVKG; encoded by the coding sequence GTGCCCTTAAGTAATAGGGCTCCTGTAAAAGTCTGGACTGATGAAGTTGATCAATGCACATTAGACCAACTATCTGATCTATCAGAGCTTCCATTCATCCATAAGCATATTGCTGTAATGCCTGACGTTCATGCTGGCATTGGATCAACTATTGGATCAGTTATTCCCACCAAAGGCGCAATCATTCCAGCGGCTATAGGTGTGGATATTGGTTGCGGTATGTCTGCGGTTAAAACATCGTTAAAAGCTTCAATGCTGCCTGATAATCTTTATGAATTGCGTTCAGAGATTGAGAAAAGAATACCTCATGGAAGAACCAACAACGGGGGGAGTGCGGACAGGGGAGCGTGGGGTAATCCAATTAAGTGTGTTTCGCACTACTGGAATACGTTTCTTTCTGATGAATATGAAGAAACCATTACTAAACACCCTAAAGCCAAAGGATATAACACTATTAGCCACTTGGGCACCCTTGGTACCGGGAATCATTTTACTGAGATATGCATAGATGAATCAGATTACGTCTGGGCAATGCTTCACTCGGGCTCAAGGGGAGTCGGCAACAGAATAGGATCATATTTCATTGAGAAAGCCAAGGAAGAAATGGAACGGTATTTTATCCTGGATAATCTGCCCAACAAAGATTTAGCCTACTTGGTTGAGCATACCGAGATATACGATGACTATGTTAATGCTGTGTCATGGGCACAGGAGTTTGCTGAACTTAACAGGCGGATCATGATGGATATTGTGTTGCAGTGTATGAGTAAATTTTTATCATCATTCACCACTACTGATGAAGCTATAAACTGTCATCATAATTATGTTGCAAGAGAACACCACTTCGGGATAGATGTGCTTGTTACACGTAAGGGCGCAATCAGAGCGAGAAAAGGTGATTTAGGCATTATTCCAGGCAGTATGGGTGCGAAATCTTACATCGTTGAAGGATTAGGAAATGAAGAATCCTTTTTCTCGTGTTCTCATGGTGCGGGCAGAAAGTTGGGAAGGAATGAGGCAAAGAGAATTTACACTGTTGCTGATCTGGAGGAGCAGACTAAAGGTATTGAATGCCCTAAAGATGAAACAAGAATTGATGAGATTCCAGCTGCCTACAAAGATATTGATCAAGTCATGGAAAATCAATGGGATTTGGTGAAGATTAAGCATACCTTGAAGCAGGTATTAAATGTTAAAGGATAA
- a CDS encoding IS5 family transposase has translation MQLGFFDLDNRYAQLSKLNDPLEELNRIIDWNLFADLLAETTTKPRKSEAGRKPFDRVMLFKMLVLQRMNNLSDDRLEYQVRDRLSFMRFLGLGLAGVVPDAKTMWSFREELKENHLMDRLFARFDECLRELEVELKSGQIIDATFVSVPKQRNTREENKMIKEDAVPIEWGQNPHKLAQKDIDARWTKKNSESFYGYKDHVNMDRDTKLITTWEVTSAQIHDSQVLEEVLQSPEVGGADIYADSAYRSNAQEESLVTSKYTSQIHEKGARNHPLTQAQKSSNKEKSRVRARVEHVFGSMTNELGGITIRTIGYGRAKVHIGLLNLVYNIKRVATLIRKGYFSFDRVSAPEMA, from the coding sequence ATGCAACTCGGTTTTTTTGACCTTGACAATCGATATGCTCAGCTAAGTAAGTTAAATGATCCGCTTGAAGAGCTGAATCGCATAATCGATTGGAATCTATTCGCTGATCTTCTTGCAGAGACAACGACGAAGCCCCGGAAAAGTGAAGCAGGCCGCAAACCCTTTGATCGGGTGATGCTATTCAAAATGCTGGTATTACAAAGAATGAATAATCTGTCGGATGATCGGCTGGAGTATCAAGTCCGGGACCGGTTGAGTTTCATGCGGTTTTTGGGACTTGGTCTGGCAGGGGTAGTGCCTGACGCAAAGACCATGTGGTCGTTCCGGGAAGAGTTGAAAGAGAACCATCTGATGGATCGTCTGTTTGCAAGATTCGATGAATGTTTACGAGAGTTGGAGGTAGAACTGAAGTCAGGTCAGATCATTGATGCGACCTTTGTGAGTGTGCCTAAACAACGCAATACACGTGAAGAAAACAAGATGATTAAAGAAGATGCCGTTCCGATTGAATGGGGACAGAATCCCCACAAACTGGCGCAAAAAGACATTGATGCGCGTTGGACGAAGAAGAACAGCGAATCATTTTATGGTTACAAAGATCACGTCAATATGGATCGCGATACCAAGCTGATAACCACATGGGAAGTTACTTCAGCGCAAATTCATGACAGTCAGGTTTTGGAAGAAGTGCTGCAATCCCCTGAAGTGGGAGGCGCAGATATTTATGCGGACTCAGCATACCGCAGCAATGCACAGGAAGAAAGTCTGGTCACCTCAAAATACACGAGTCAGATTCACGAAAAAGGCGCTCGCAATCATCCCCTCACGCAAGCACAAAAATCCAGTAACAAAGAGAAATCACGGGTACGTGCACGAGTCGAGCATGTGTTTGGTTCGATGACGAATGAACTGGGCGGAATCACGATTCGTACCATAGGTTATGGGAGAGCAAAAGTACACATAGGCTTACTCAACCTCGTCTATAACATCAAGCGTGTAGCGACGCTGATTCGAAAAGGGTATTTCAGTTTCGATAGGGTTAGTGCGCCCGAAATGGCTTAA
- a CDS encoding YkvI family membrane protein, whose amino-acid sequence MNDFFRRYLLPGFVFESAVIAGGYATGRELVEFFLPAGPWGGLLGMVVGMLVWSAVLMVSFELARVARAYDYRSFFKLLLGRGWFLFEIAYLLLIIIIMAVMGAAAGEITHSLFGSPKLIGSLSMIAATGLLLFYSSATIEKFLTLSVGYLYLVYVVFVIWSCIAFGDRIEASFAAAPLGDNWFKAGLTYAGYNVATIPAVLFCIRHLSRRREAIVAGALAGPLGMLPGVLFYIVMMGFYDEIGAVVLPSAFLLAKLQAPWFEWAFQIAVLLTLVDTGVAMLHAINERVAKIYEERHRLMPQMLRPALSVALMVVSVYAAAGVGLVDLIAQGYGLLTYAFIVILIVPVLTIGIWKLHQPTRIQSSITLQSEI is encoded by the coding sequence GTGAACGATTTTTTCAGACGATATCTGCTGCCCGGGTTCGTGTTCGAATCCGCAGTGATCGCCGGGGGCTACGCCACCGGACGCGAGCTGGTGGAGTTTTTTCTGCCAGCCGGACCCTGGGGCGGTCTGCTGGGCATGGTGGTGGGCATGCTCGTCTGGAGCGCGGTGCTGATGGTCAGTTTCGAACTGGCTCGCGTCGCGCGCGCGTATGATTACCGTTCTTTCTTCAAGCTTCTACTCGGGCGTGGCTGGTTTCTGTTCGAGATTGCGTACCTCCTACTGATCATCATCATTATGGCGGTCATGGGGGCGGCGGCTGGTGAAATCACCCATAGCCTGTTCGGCTCACCGAAACTGATTGGCTCGCTGAGCATGATCGCTGCCACTGGTCTGCTGCTGTTCTACAGCAGTGCGACCATCGAGAAATTTCTGACCCTGTCCGTCGGCTATCTCTATCTCGTTTACGTCGTTTTTGTCATCTGGAGCTGCATCGCGTTCGGCGATCGCATTGAAGCCAGCTTCGCGGCGGCACCGCTTGGAGACAACTGGTTCAAGGCCGGCCTCACCTACGCCGGCTATAACGTCGCCACGATTCCCGCGGTTCTGTTTTGTATTCGTCATCTGAGCCGTCGTCGCGAAGCCATCGTCGCCGGAGCGCTCGCCGGTCCGCTCGGCATGCTGCCAGGCGTGCTGTTCTACATCGTGATGATGGGTTTTTACGACGAGATCGGCGCGGTGGTGCTGCCCTCGGCCTTTCTGCTGGCCAAGTTGCAGGCGCCGTGGTTCGAGTGGGCGTTCCAGATCGCGGTGCTGCTGACATTAGTAGATACCGGCGTGGCGATGCTCCATGCGATCAACGAGCGCGTAGCGAAGATCTACGAGGAGCGACACCGGCTCATGCCTCAGATGCTTCGTCCGGCGCTCTCCGTAGCGCTGATGGTCGTCTCGGTGTACGCGGCAGCAGGTGTCGGTCTGGTCGACCTGATTGCGCAGGGCTATGGCCTGCTCACCTACGCCTTCATCGTGATCTTGATCGTGCCGGTGCTCACTATCGGCATCTGGAAGCTTCATCAGCCGACACGGATTCAAAGTTCGATCACGTTGCAGTCGGAGATTTAG
- a CDS encoding helix-turn-helix domain-containing protein has protein sequence MTYPILFRRKVLSVREKENLSITQVAKRFCVGVASVMRWINTPDPPRQPATNLQCNQDRHGDVRRTS, from the coding sequence ATGACCTATCCGATATTATTTCGCCGTAAAGTATTATCCGTTCGTGAAAAGGAGAACCTCTCAATTACGCAAGTGGCCAAGCGTTTTTGCGTAGGTGTGGCCAGCGTGATGCGTTGGATCAATACTCCTGATCCCCCAAGACAACCCGCAACAAACCTGCAATGCAACCAGGATCGACATGGAGATGTTCGCAGGACGTCATAG
- a CDS encoding GIY-YIG nuclease family protein: protein MKISQAYEAVKSLQISMKEIFESSEIDFPFISRLAMGGKIGNSIRGILISGDGIGSKSGIYLIATPEEDILYIGKATKNNLHHRVWSHLQTPQELENGNWSFPNNAFESFGPHNEYVQIIRNGYARLGVITISNSNLVSLVEVYLHTLHHQKYGSLPFFNKQIG from the coding sequence ATGAAAATCTCCCAGGCGTATGAAGCGGTAAAATCACTACAGATTTCAATGAAAGAAATATTTGAGTCTTCAGAAATTGATTTTCCGTTTATAAGTAGGCTTGCAATGGGAGGTAAGATTGGAAACTCAATCCGTGGCATTCTGATCTCAGGTGATGGAATTGGGTCAAAAAGTGGAATATATCTAATAGCCACACCTGAAGAAGATATTCTCTATATTGGAAAAGCTACCAAAAATAACTTGCACCATAGAGTGTGGAGTCATCTTCAAACTCCACAAGAATTAGAAAATGGTAACTGGTCATTTCCAAACAATGCATTCGAGTCTTTTGGGCCTCATAATGAATACGTTCAAATAATAAGAAACGGATATGCAAGACTTGGTGTAATCACGATTTCAAATTCCAATTTAGTTTCGCTTGTGGAAGTTTATCTGCATACTCTACACCATCAAAAATATGGCTCGCTTCCATTCTTTAATAAGCAGATTGGATAA
- a CDS encoding paraquat-inducible protein A: MAGSVSLMACHECDLLLRVDHSFAKGVVKCPRCAAVLLKHKRHSLDLTLAYTITGLILFVISNSFPIIDFQFERQSTETILLSGVWELLDQDMYLLAGLVFVTTILAPFTQLATLLYVFLPLKFNRIAPYTSEVFRFASALRSWSMMEVFMLGILVSTVKLASMGTIVPGIALWSFGILIFVLAAATSSLDPDLVWEKLGVSQ, translated from the coding sequence ATGGCTGGTTCCGTTTCGTTAATGGCCTGTCATGAATGCGATTTACTGTTGCGCGTGGATCATTCGTTTGCAAAGGGAGTAGTGAAATGTCCTCGCTGCGCTGCTGTTCTGCTTAAGCATAAACGACACAGCCTAGATTTAACCCTGGCATATACGATTACCGGTTTGATTTTGTTCGTGATTTCCAATTCCTTTCCGATTATTGACTTCCAATTTGAAAGGCAGAGCACAGAAACTATCTTGCTTTCAGGAGTCTGGGAGCTGCTCGATCAGGACATGTACTTGCTTGCAGGTCTCGTATTTGTTACCACCATCCTTGCACCTTTCACCCAGCTTGCCACTTTGCTCTATGTATTTTTACCATTAAAGTTCAACCGTATTGCGCCATATACATCTGAGGTATTTCGCTTTGCATCAGCGCTTAGGTCCTGGAGCATGATGGAAGTCTTCATGCTTGGTATTCTGGTTTCCACGGTCAAGTTGGCTTCCATGGGAACGATTGTTCCTGGCATTGCCCTGTGGTCCTTTGGTATTCTAATCTTTGTACTAGCGGCGGCCACATCCAGCCTCGACCCGGATCTGGTATGGGAAAAGCTGGGAGTTAGCCAGTGA
- a CDS encoding paraquat-inducible protein A, with the protein MNDQTNTWITAAAVGLINCHSCGLLHKATPVHSYCHRCGASLHLRKPDSLSRTWAYLLAAYILYIPANVLPIMTTTSLGSVQSNTILSGVNYLLVSGSWLVALIIFIASIFVPVLKLMILSYLAISVQVRSSWHPRERARLYRLAEIMGRWSMVDIYVVTLMVALVKIQGLADIDADIGTAAFGAVVVLTMLAAMSFDPRLVWDNAERNNE; encoded by the coding sequence GTGAACGATCAAACTAACACTTGGATTACTGCAGCTGCAGTCGGTCTAATAAATTGCCACAGCTGCGGCCTGCTGCATAAAGCGACCCCGGTGCATAGTTATTGCCACCGTTGCGGTGCATCTTTGCATTTACGCAAACCCGATAGTCTGTCACGGACCTGGGCTTATTTGCTTGCCGCCTATATTTTGTACATCCCGGCCAATGTATTGCCAATTATGACAACTACCAGTCTGGGGTCGGTCCAGTCGAATACGATTTTAAGCGGCGTTAATTATCTTCTGGTCTCAGGTTCGTGGTTAGTCGCCTTGATCATATTTATAGCCAGCATTTTTGTACCTGTACTGAAATTGATGATTCTCAGTTACCTGGCGATTTCTGTTCAAGTGCGTTCTTCATGGCACCCTCGGGAACGAGCACGACTCTATCGTCTGGCGGAAATCATGGGGCGATGGTCCATGGTCGATATCTATGTGGTGACATTGATGGTGGCTTTGGTCAAAATTCAAGGATTGGCTGATATCGATGCAGACATCGGCACTGCTGCCTTTGGGGCGGTTGTAGTCTTGACGATGCTGGCGGCCATGTCATTCGATCCCAGGCTGGTCTGGGATAACGCAGAGAGAAATAATGAATGA
- a CDS encoding PqiB family protein, whose translation MNEQSLNEKQASDLPVARVEARSGISIVWLIPLVALLVGAWLAYKAWSETGPTITISFKTAEGLEAGKTKIKYKNVEIGQIRSIELSDDLSHVIVTAELVRNAKHYLTKSTRFWVVRARIAADEVSGLSTLLSGAYIGIDPGKEGNSVRHFVGLETPPVLTDDTPGSHFFLRADNLSSLDVGSPVYYRMIKVGQVIGYRFAEDGQSVEIDVFIHSPHDKQVNSNTRFWNASGLEISLDANGIKVSAESLVTVMMGGIAFETPRKLSQVETVTKDREFVLFKNREATILENPTLKIEYVLHFSGSVRGLSLGAPVEFRGIPVGEVIDIDMEFNAESNEIMIPVTIEFIPESIIFKGVPNQKEFIRSHHKTVMNAFVKRGMRAQLKTGNYMTGQLFIDLDFIPDTPIASINWEKTPPVFPTTPTPFEEISTTLTSLIKKLKNLPLDKIGSQFQDTVIKLTSTMQKTEQLVHALNTSVTPSIIATLDQTQKMLSTVEQTIQSDSSTQRDLQDVFDELSKAARSIRIMADYLERHPEALIHGKREN comes from the coding sequence ATGAATGAGCAAAGCTTAAATGAAAAACAAGCCAGCGACCTGCCAGTAGCGCGAGTGGAAGCCCGTAGTGGAATATCCATAGTCTGGCTGATTCCACTGGTAGCATTGCTTGTCGGTGCATGGCTGGCTTATAAAGCGTGGTCTGAAACTGGCCCCACCATTACGATAAGCTTCAAAACTGCAGAAGGATTGGAAGCGGGTAAAACTAAAATCAAATACAAAAACGTCGAGATTGGCCAGATTCGGTCAATCGAACTGAGCGATGATCTGTCGCATGTTATTGTCACCGCTGAATTGGTTAGGAATGCCAAGCATTATCTGACAAAAAGTACGCGTTTTTGGGTGGTTCGCGCACGCATTGCGGCAGATGAGGTTTCCGGACTGAGTACGCTTTTATCTGGCGCTTATATCGGCATAGATCCCGGAAAAGAAGGTAATAGTGTGAGGCATTTCGTCGGGCTGGAAACCCCGCCAGTGTTAACAGATGACACACCTGGAAGTCATTTTTTTCTTCGTGCTGACAATTTAAGTTCTTTGGATGTCGGGTCGCCGGTATATTACCGTATGATCAAAGTGGGTCAGGTGATCGGCTATCGCTTCGCTGAGGATGGCCAGTCGGTCGAGATTGATGTATTCATCCATTCACCCCATGACAAACAGGTCAATTCCAATACTCGTTTTTGGAATGCGAGCGGCCTGGAAATATCTTTAGATGCGAATGGTATAAAGGTAAGTGCTGAATCATTGGTCACTGTCATGATGGGCGGCATCGCTTTTGAGACTCCAAGAAAGCTGAGTCAGGTAGAGACCGTTACCAAGGACCGTGAATTTGTTCTGTTCAAAAACCGTGAAGCTACTATTCTGGAAAATCCTACACTTAAGATTGAATATGTATTGCATTTTTCCGGTTCGGTGCGTGGTTTAAGTTTGGGTGCGCCGGTAGAGTTCAGGGGAATCCCGGTCGGCGAAGTGATTGATATCGACATGGAATTCAATGCGGAATCCAACGAGATCATGATTCCAGTGACAATAGAATTTATACCTGAAAGCATAATATTCAAAGGCGTTCCCAACCAAAAAGAGTTTATCCGCAGCCATCACAAAACAGTTATGAATGCCTTCGTCAAACGAGGAATGCGCGCCCAGTTAAAAACTGGAAATTATATGACAGGTCAGTTGTTTATCGATCTGGATTTTATCCCTGATACACCTATCGCAAGCATTAATTGGGAAAAGACACCTCCCGTGTTTCCCACTACGCCAACACCCTTTGAGGAAATCAGCACCACGCTTACTAGCTTGATCAAAAAACTGAAGAATCTTCCATTGGATAAAATTGGAAGTCAGTTTCAGGACACAGTTATCAAATTGACGTCGACCATGCAGAAGACAGAGCAATTAGTTCACGCTCTGAATACTTCTGTTACGCCGTCGATCATTGCGACATTAGATCAGACTCAGAAGATGCTTTCCACTGTGGAGCAAACAATTCAAAGCGACTCGTCCACGCAACGTGACCTGCAAGATGTGTTCGATGAATTGTCAAAAGCCGCACGATCCATCCGTATCATGGCCGATTATCTGGAACGACATCCTGAGGCACTCATTCACGGCAAACGAGAAAATTAA
- a CDS encoding PqiC family protein, whose amino-acid sequence MIPPSLVFHCLVILVALLVTGCASTPTYTFYTLSAMQAVDEKLPTVYRSNNATISVNLVSFPSYLDRPQIVTRPTAHTLVIHEFQRWGGSLEDDFMRVLGENLSILLNTQHIFLPRQNASFTIDYRVAIDVKRFDGNLGEQIVLDVDWMIITQENKERAVIRKSVIREAVDSSDYEPLVSAKSKAVEKLSHEIADLIWKIQNN is encoded by the coding sequence ATGATACCTCCATCCCTTGTATTCCATTGTCTGGTCATCTTGGTGGCGTTATTGGTGACTGGATGTGCAAGTACGCCTACTTATACGTTTTATACGTTAAGTGCTATGCAGGCCGTAGATGAAAAACTTCCAACAGTTTACCGCAGCAATAATGCCACTATTTCAGTGAATCTCGTTTCGTTTCCATCCTACTTAGATCGCCCGCAAATCGTTACTCGACCTACGGCACATACGTTAGTAATCCATGAATTTCAGCGCTGGGGTGGATCGCTGGAAGACGATTTTATGCGGGTACTTGGCGAAAACTTATCAATCTTATTGAATACTCAACATATTTTTTTGCCACGGCAAAATGCGTCGTTTACTATCGATTACCGCGTTGCTATCGATGTTAAACGATTTGATGGAAATCTGGGCGAGCAAATCGTCCTTGATGTCGACTGGATGATTATCACCCAAGAAAATAAAGAGCGCGCAGTGATCAGAAAATCAGTGATACGTGAAGCTGTTGACTCGAGCGATTATGAGCCTCTGGTATCGGCTAAAAGTAAGGCTGTAGAAAAATTAAGCCATGAAATTGCTGATCTAATCTGGAAAATCCAGAATAATTAA
- a CDS encoding IS5 family transposase codes for MPRMMLNDECWSKLEKILLQESIDNKRNLRMMVEGILYRMRVGCPWRDLPRVFGCWNSIYKRFNAWSLSRKWLNIFKALAVDPDWEWRFMDGSYVKAHQHSAGAASQESQAIGKSRAGNTIRIHLAVDGYGLPVEFEITGGEVNDCSAAPDLIARLPDAKAMSADKGYDSEWLREQITKKGARAVIPGKRNSLKGNADMDWGLYQYRHLVENAFARLKQYRAIATRYDKLKRNYESMVAIACGYLWLPTRA; via the coding sequence ATGCCCCGAATGATGCTCAATGATGAGTGCTGGTCGAAGCTGGAGAAGATTCTGCTTCAAGAATCGATTGATAACAAGCGCAATCTGCGCATGATGGTAGAAGGCATACTGTATCGAATGCGGGTTGGCTGTCCGTGGCGCGACCTGCCCAGGGTGTTCGGCTGCTGGAATTCCATCTATAAAAGATTCAATGCATGGTCATTGAGCAGGAAATGGCTCAATATTTTCAAAGCATTGGCTGTTGATCCCGATTGGGAATGGAGATTTATGGATGGCAGTTATGTTAAAGCGCATCAACATAGTGCGGGAGCAGCGAGTCAAGAATCGCAGGCTATCGGCAAAAGCCGTGCAGGCAATACCATCAGGATCCATTTAGCGGTCGATGGTTATGGTTTGCCAGTTGAGTTTGAAATCACCGGTGGAGAAGTCAATGACTGTTCTGCCGCACCTGATTTGATTGCCAGGTTGCCTGACGCAAAAGCAATGAGTGCGGACAAGGGCTATGACAGCGAATGGTTACGGGAACAGATAACGAAGAAGGGAGCTCGGGCTGTGATACCGGGAAAGCGCAACTCGTTGAAGGGTAATGCAGATATGGATTGGGGTTTATATCAATACCGGCATTTGGTGGAGAATGCTTTTGCCCGGCTAAAGCAGTATCGGGCAATAGCAACACGATACGACAAACTGAAGCGAAATTACGAGAGTATGGTAGCTATAGCATGTGGATATCTGTGGCTACCTACCAGAGCATAG
- a CDS encoding DUF4231 domain-containing protein has product MPVEPANSTVKPEWMTLIESRKQRADYFFQTVLENQREWYSKKAGIHKKRHLFFAMSVIVMGALISFLQVMDTEIWIRYLTAALGAVVSVLRATDMLLRPGETWQGYRKASENMKRECRLYLNNADVYADAGNEDAAYHLLVERVEVIIAEEQQLYWQFHAKSTVPTQESKSKNEGAK; this is encoded by the coding sequence ATGCCTGTCGAACCAGCCAATTCAACCGTTAAGCCTGAATGGATGACACTTATTGAGAGCCGCAAGCAGCGGGCCGACTACTTCTTTCAAACCGTGCTGGAAAACCAACGCGAATGGTATTCCAAAAAGGCCGGGATACACAAGAAGCGGCATCTGTTTTTTGCCATGTCGGTTATAGTGATGGGTGCGCTTATTTCCTTCTTGCAAGTGATGGATACTGAGATTTGGATCCGCTACCTCACTGCCGCGTTGGGTGCCGTGGTTTCGGTTCTCCGCGCCACCGATATGCTGCTGCGCCCTGGCGAAACCTGGCAAGGTTACCGCAAAGCATCCGAAAACATGAAGCGAGAATGCCGACTTTATCTCAATAATGCAGATGTTTATGCGGATGCTGGAAATGAAGATGCAGCCTACCACTTGCTGGTGGAGAGGGTGGAAGTTATTATTGCTGAGGAACAGCAATTGTACTGGCAATTTCACGCCAAGAGCACCGTACCAACGCAGGAATCGAAATCTAAAAATGAGGGAGCCAAGTAA